DNA sequence from the Chloroflexota bacterium genome:
GACGGCGGATTGACGTTGACCCAGCGCACCGTGCAACAGGAATTCCACCGCGTGCGCGAGACGAGCGGTTTACTGTTTGCGACCGGCACACTTGTCACTGCCGATCACGATTTTCGCATCGCGCGGCGCGCGAACGGCGACGTGTTCAGCGCCGAATTGCGCGCCACAAATTATCGCGCCGAGTCGCGCGTGTTGTCGCTTGATGTGGAACAACTGCGCCAGGCGGGGACGCTTTATCCGGCGGAGATTCGTGCGCATTATTTGGATTTGCCGGACGATGTGCCGCTGCGCGTGTTGACGCTCGCGCGCGACTTGACCGCGACCCAGCCGACGCCGTATGAGCGCGCGCGCGCCATCGAAAATTATTTGCGCGAATTTCCATACACGCTCGATCTGCCCGCGCCGCCGCCGAATCGCGATGTGATGGATTATTTTCTGTTCGATCTGCAGAAAGGGTACTGCGATTATTTCGCGTCCGCGATGGTCGTGCTCGCGCGCGCGGCGGGGATGCCGGCGCGGCTCGTCGTGGGGTACGCGCCCGGCGTGTTCGATCCGATCAACGCGCGTTACATCGTCACCGAGGCGGACGCGCACGCGTGGGCAGAGTTGTATTTTCCCGACGCGGGCTGGGTTGAGTTCGAAGCGACGAGCAATCGTCCGGCGCGACAGTACTCGGCGCAAAACACATCGGACGAAACGCAAAAGTTACCCAAGGCAAACAAAACGCTGACGAACTTGACCACGACCGAAATGGATTGGGGCTGGATTCTGTTCGCGGTGGTCGCACTCGTGCTGGGTGGAATCGGCGCGGTGTTCGCGTCCGACGAGTTGCGCTTGCGGCGGCGTCCGCCGATCGCAACGGTGCGCGAAATTTATCGGCGGCTCGCGTGGTACGCCGCGCGGTTCGGTGTGCGCGCCCACGCGTCCGACACGCCGAGCGAGTTCGCGGAAAAATTGACGCGTCAGGTAAACGCGCGCGCGATGATCGCGCGAGACTTGGACGCGCTAATTGACGCGTACGTGCTTTGTCAGTATAGTCCACGTAAACCGGACAAGGCAACGCAAACGCGCGCGTTACGAACGTGGCAACATGTCCGCGCCGAGTTGTGGAAACTGTGGGCGCGACGGTCAGTAGGCAGATAGCAAATTGCAATTCGCCATTCGCGATATGCCATTCGCCATACGTTATACGCCATTCGCAATTCAAAATTCGAAAGAGGTGATTCGTGAACGAATTTGAAATCAAACAACAACGGATTCAAGCACTGCTCGACAAACACAATCTGGACGCGCTCTTGCTTCAACGCGTCAGCAGTTTTGCGTGGGCAACGTGCGGCGCGGCGGGGTACGTCGGCACCGCGACGACATTCGGCGCGTCATCGCTGCTCGTCACGCGCGCGGCGCGCTATGTCATCACGAACAACATCGAGGCGACGCGCTTGACGCAGGAAGAGCGCCTCGACGCGCAGGGCTGGGAATTGCGCGCGACGCCGTGGCACGCGGCGAACGCGATGGCGGAACTGACGCGCGGAATGAAACTCGGCGCGGACTGGGGCTTTCCGAAAGCGCTTGATTTGACCGCGGACCTCGCACGCGTGCGCGCGAATCTGTTACCCGAAGAAGGCGAACGCTTTCGCGCGCTCGGCAAAGCGTGTGCGGACGCGCTGGACGCGGCGATTCGCGCGGTGAAACCGGGGATGACCGAGTTCGAAATCGCGGCGCAACTCGCGCTGCAGGCACAGCGTCGCGGCGTGCAAGCCATCGTCAACTTGATCGCGACGGATGAACGCATCTTCAAGTTTCGCCATCCGCTGCCGACTGCGAAAAAATTGGAGCGCTACGCGATGCTCGTACTCGGCGGGCGACAACACGGGTTGGTCTGCTCGATCACGCGATTCGTCCATTTCGGCAAATTGCCGGACGAGGTGCAACGCAAGATGGAAGCGACCGCGCGCGTGGATGCGGCGTTCATCGCGGCGACGCGCCCGGGTAAAACGCTCGGCGAGATTTTTCAGCGCGCGCAACGGGTTTACGCGGAAGCCGGGTTTGCGGACGAGTGGCAATTGCATCATCAAGGCGGCGTTGCTGGATACGAGGGGCGCGAGTACCTGGGTTCGCCAACGGCGACGGATGTGGTTGCGTTGGGGCAGGCATTCGCCTGGAATCCGTCCATCACCGGCGCGAAATCGGAGGACACGATTCTCGTCGGCGCGAACGGCAATGAGGTGCTTACACGTACGGATAGCTTGCCGACGATGGATGTGAATGTGGACGGTATCACCTTCGCGCGACCGGCGATTCTCATCGTGTAATTTGCGGGTCTCGAAAATAATTCTTTTGCCCACGAAGAGCACCAAGGACACGAATTTTTGTTTACCCAATGTGCAATATCACAATTGTCATTTCGAGGAGCGGGTTTTGCGACGACGCGAAGCGTCTCGTCCTTGTCCGAGGCGTGAGATTTCTCGCTGCGCTCGAAATGACAAACAAGTTGCACATTGGGTTTGTTTGTATCCTTGGTGTTCTTTGTGTCCTTCGTGGAAAAAACTTTTCTGGCTACACGGATGGATATGCGCCGCGCACAAAGTTCGCCAGATCGGTTTTGAGTTGCGCGAGCGAGGGCAGGTGAATGTACATCATGTGTCCGGCTTCATAGTACGTCATCGCGACGTTGTTCTGCAAACTCGGTTCGAGACCGAGATGATTGAAGGTGTAGCGCGTCGCCAGGTACGGCGTCGCAAAATCGTAATAGCCGTTCGCGACGATAACTTTGAGGTACGGATTCGTCGTCATCGCCTCGCGCAATGTTTCCGCGACGTTGACGTAGCGATTCTCGTCCTCGGCGTAACTCCAGGGTTGCACTCGCGGCGTGAGAAGTTCGTACGGCAGATCGGTCTCGAATTTCAACTCACCGCGCACGTAATCGTTGAAGGTCGCGGTGTACGGTCCGATAATGTTCGTGAGACTGGGATCGTAATCGTGAATCTCGCCGGCGGCGTCGCGGTCAATGCCTTTGAAACGCGAATCGAGACGCCCGACCGTGCGGCGTTCATCGCGCAACAGCTCTTTGCAAAAGCGGTGGATGTCCACGCGCAAATTGGTGCGCTCGATGTACTCGCGCGACAAACCGGTGTAGCGCGCGAGTTTTGCCACAATCGTTTGGCGCGCGTCGTCGCCGAGCGATGCCCCTTGCGCGAGCGCGAGCGTGTACTCGCCGAACGCAAACTGCTCGACCTCGCGCAGCGTCGCGTGCAGGTCGCTTTGCAATTCCGGCGCGAGCCGTTTGTGGTACCACGCGGTCGCGGTGTACGTCGGCAGAAACAAAATGTGCGGCAGGTCATTCCCAGGATTGAATCGCGCGGTCGCAAAATTCAGGATGGACGACACAAGCATGATGCCGTTCAAGTACATGCCGTGCCGTTCTTGCAAGTAACCCGATAATCCTGCCGCGCGTGTCGTGCCGTAACTCTCGCCGATCAAAAACTTGGGACTCGTCCAGCGTTGATAGCGCGTCGTGTAGAGTCGAATGAAATCGCCGACGGATTGGATGTCTTTTTTGAAACCGTGAAACTCTTTGGCTTTTTCGCCGACGACCGGACGACTAAAGCCGGTGCTGACCGGATCAATGAATACCAGGTCGGTCACGTCGAGCATCGAGTACTCGTTGTCCACGAGTTGGTACGGCGGCGGCGGCAAATCGCCGATGTCGGTCATCACGACGCGGCGCGGA
Encoded proteins:
- a CDS encoding peptidase S10, coding for MSDNDKAKSKHDEEKKPEPKDQIVETKHTITLGGQTISYTATTGTIVLKEEAEKKGDKDGESEGEKPKASVFFIAYTRDDVADKTKRPLTFSFNGGPGSSSVWLHLGLLGPRRVVMTDIGDLPPPPYQLVDNEYSMLDVTDLVFIDPVSTGFSRPVVGEKAKEFHGFKKDIQSVGDFIRLYTTRYQRWTSPKFLIGESYGTTRAAGLSGYLQERHGMYLNGIMLVSSILNFATARFNPGNDLPHILFLPTYTATAWYHKRLAPELQSDLHATLREVEQFAFGEYTLALAQGASLGDDARQTIVAKLARYTGLSREYIERTNLRVDIHRFCKELLRDERRTVGRLDSRFKGIDRDAAGEIHDYDPSLTNIIGPYTATFNDYVRGELKFETDLPYELLTPRVQPWSYAEDENRYVNVAETLREAMTTNPYLKVIVANGYYDFATPYLATRYTFNHLGLEPSLQNNVAMTYYEAGHMMYIHLPSLAQLKTDLANFVRGAYPSV
- a CDS encoding aminopeptidase P family protein codes for the protein MNEFEIKQQRIQALLDKHNLDALLLQRVSSFAWATCGAAGYVGTATTFGASSLLVTRAARYVITNNIEATRLTQEERLDAQGWELRATPWHAANAMAELTRGMKLGADWGFPKALDLTADLARVRANLLPEEGERFRALGKACADALDAAIRAVKPGMTEFEIAAQLALQAQRRGVQAIVNLIATDERIFKFRHPLPTAKKLERYAMLVLGGRQHGLVCSITRFVHFGKLPDEVQRKMEATARVDAAFIAATRPGKTLGEIFQRAQRVYAEAGFADEWQLHHQGGVAGYEGREYLGSPTATDVVALGQAFAWNPSITGAKSEDTILVGANGNEVLTRTDSLPTMDVNVDGITFARPAILIV
- a CDS encoding transglutaminase domain-containing protein; its protein translation is MIALVRWCVRTLGANTLVILVLLWCAFATTAYALRQVVRGFDEVSAIALMTLALLVGGALARFPGWLAALIAMLLGGEVVLVRVGQLGDKLGALARTLAIVARETWDVPRGKAIDVAPTLRALGELWNAIAILLARLRDWLGAMASGVPAFDPVAAALAWGLVAWAIASWASWHALRRHSPLVALAPCLALLAAVLAYAGGNPDYLLVMLAVILVLFVVCAQSEREHRWRVNHIPAAEDLPFDLAITGVSFSLILMILAASIPSFSLDDVIRWTQELTRERVEVNRVTESFGLQPQPAPSQPTIFDVMRAPGLPTKHLLGTGAELSRLVVMTIQTDDTHVESPEEYVAPPHYWRGSTYDRYTGRGWVTSDTEITAYQAGESADGGLTLTQRTVQQEFHRVRETSGLLFATGTLVTADHDFRIARRANGDVFSAELRATNYRAESRVLSLDVEQLRQAGTLYPAEIRAHYLDLPDDVPLRVLTLARDLTATQPTPYERARAIENYLREFPYTLDLPAPPPNRDVMDYFLFDLQKGYCDYFASAMVVLARAAGMPARLVVGYAPGVFDPINARYIVTEADAHAWAELYFPDAGWVEFEATSNRPARQYSAQNTSDETQKLPKANKTLTNLTTTEMDWGWILFAVVALVLGGIGAVFASDELRLRRRPPIATVREIYRRLAWYAARFGVRAHASDTPSEFAEKLTRQVNARAMIARDLDALIDAYVLCQYSPRKPDKATQTRALRTWQHVRAELWKLWARRSVGR